In one Prosthecochloris aestuarii DSM 271 genomic region, the following are encoded:
- the bchH gene encoding magnesium chelatase subunit H: MHDKIKIAAIVGMEQCNLRVWREVSEHISKHAELTQWTDQDLEHQNPDAAEAIQNADCLFITLIQFKGQADWLQEQIDQSNVKTIFAYESMPEVMQMTRVGNYIVSGDGGGMPDIVKKVAKMLVKGRDEDALYGYMKLLKIMRTMLPLIPKKAKDFKNWMQVYTYWMHPTTENLGSMFNYVISEYFDVPVKADKVIEIPTMGFYHPEAPDYFKDLSHYSKWNKKRDKNSAKKRNIGLIFFRKHLLQEKEYIDNTIRAIEARGLNVLPVFVMGVEGHVAAREWFVNAELDMLINMMGFGFVGGPAGATTPGASASARDEILSGINAPYVVSQPLFIQDFTSWKKEGVVPLQSAMTYSLPEMDGAVCPVVLGAVKDGRLQTVPDRLERLSGLAKKFSDLRSTDNADKKVAFVVYDYPPGMGRKASAALLDVPKSLYKMLQKLQDEGYNVGTLPESPEALLDMLDKATDYEIQAHEADAFGLDRETFNAITSVRERERIEERWGGFPGDIAPLGTDKLFLGGLKLGNIFIGVQPRLGVQGDPMRLLFDKANTPHHQYISFYRWISRKFNANALVHVGMHGTVEWMPGLQLGVTGECWSDALLGEVPHFYIYPVNNPSEANIAKRRGYATMISHNIPPLARAGLYKELPAFKDMLNDYRERGLEKIVDIETEEAIIEKAAQLNLTDDCPRIEGEPFSDYISRLYTYLMELEGRLISNALHIFGETPELESQVTTITEYLKVRGNERSLPSIILQAIGEAPTWGDYSALATRARKGEAAAMKVREKVDEHTRDFIEQTIFTDNANPSAVFKVLTGEAKINEEMAESLNTSLKEGFALKQALQDNSGEMTALLRSLKGEYIPSGPGGDIIRDGASVLPTGRNMHAIDPWRIPSELAFKRGKLIAETIIKRHQEENDGNYPETIAQVLWGLDTIKSKGEAVAVIIHLIGAEPTYDAQGKISHYGLVPLEKLGRPRVDVLIQISSIFRDTFGVLVDLLDKLVKDAAKAIEPIEMNMIKKHVDESIEKGQDFEAATARLFTQAPGSYGSMVEELIEDSAWESEEDLDNMFVKRTSYAYGGNRYGDQQPQVLENLLSTVDRVVQQVDSAEYGISDIDRYFSSSGALQLSARRRNQKGGNVKLNYVETFTADVKVDDADKALKVEFRTKLLNPKWFEGLLEQGHSGATEISNRFTYMLGWDAVTKGVDDWVYKKAAETYAFDPAMRDRLMKANPQAFKNIVGRMLEANGRGMWTADADTIDKLQEIYSDLEDRLEGIEI, from the coding sequence TGCAGATGACCAGGGTTGGCAACTATATCGTATCAGGAGACGGCGGCGGCATGCCGGATATCGTCAAGAAAGTCGCAAAAATGCTGGTCAAGGGACGCGATGAGGATGCGCTCTACGGCTACATGAAGCTCCTGAAAATCATGCGCACCATGCTGCCGCTGATTCCGAAAAAAGCCAAGGATTTCAAAAACTGGATGCAGGTCTATACCTACTGGATGCATCCGACGACAGAGAACCTTGGCAGTATGTTCAACTATGTGATCAGCGAATACTTTGACGTACCCGTCAAAGCAGACAAGGTTATCGAAATTCCCACGATGGGCTTTTACCATCCTGAAGCGCCTGACTATTTCAAGGACCTCAGCCACTACAGCAAGTGGAATAAAAAACGTGATAAAAACTCTGCCAAAAAACGCAATATCGGTCTGATCTTCTTCCGCAAGCACCTGCTGCAGGAAAAAGAGTATATCGACAATACCATCAGGGCTATTGAGGCTCGCGGCCTGAATGTCCTTCCGGTTTTTGTTATGGGTGTCGAAGGTCATGTCGCCGCTCGCGAATGGTTTGTCAACGCCGAGCTCGACATGCTCATCAACATGATGGGATTCGGTTTTGTCGGCGGCCCCGCTGGCGCAACCACTCCTGGCGCATCGGCAAGCGCAAGAGACGAAATCCTTTCCGGGATCAACGCACCGTATGTCGTTTCACAGCCACTTTTCATTCAGGATTTCACCTCATGGAAAAAAGAAGGTGTTGTGCCATTGCAGTCTGCAATGACCTACTCTCTTCCGGAAATGGACGGAGCTGTCTGCCCCGTCGTTCTTGGCGCAGTGAAAGACGGACGGCTTCAGACCGTTCCCGACAGGCTGGAACGCCTGTCAGGACTTGCAAAAAAATTCTCCGACCTTCGCTCGACCGACAACGCTGACAAGAAAGTGGCTTTCGTGGTCTACGATTATCCTCCGGGAATGGGCCGCAAAGCAAGTGCTGCGCTTCTTGACGTCCCCAAAAGCCTCTACAAAATGCTGCAGAAGCTTCAGGATGAAGGCTACAATGTCGGCACGCTGCCGGAGTCTCCCGAAGCACTGCTCGATATGCTCGACAAAGCGACCGATTATGAAATTCAGGCCCATGAAGCCGATGCATTCGGCCTCGACAGGGAGACATTCAACGCAATCACCTCTGTGCGTGAACGCGAACGCATAGAAGAACGATGGGGCGGGTTCCCTGGCGACATTGCACCGCTCGGCACCGACAAGCTGTTCCTCGGCGGACTCAAGCTCGGCAATATCTTCATCGGTGTCCAGCCGCGGCTGGGCGTACAGGGCGATCCGATGCGTCTGCTTTTCGACAAAGCCAATACGCCGCATCATCAGTATATCTCCTTCTACCGCTGGATAAGCCGCAAGTTCAACGCAAACGCGCTTGTGCACGTCGGTATGCACGGCACGGTCGAATGGATGCCCGGCCTTCAGCTCGGCGTGACCGGCGAGTGCTGGTCAGACGCACTGCTTGGCGAAGTCCCGCACTTCTACATCTATCCAGTCAACAACCCGAGCGAGGCAAACATCGCCAAACGACGCGGTTACGCGACCATGATCTCGCACAATATTCCTCCGCTTGCACGCGCAGGCCTCTATAAGGAACTGCCGGCGTTCAAAGACATGCTCAATGATTACCGTGAACGCGGACTGGAAAAGATCGTCGATATCGAAACAGAGGAAGCCATCATTGAAAAAGCCGCTCAACTCAATCTTACCGATGACTGCCCGAGAATCGAAGGCGAACCGTTCAGCGACTACATCAGCAGACTCTATACCTACCTGATGGAGCTCGAAGGCCGCCTCATTTCCAATGCCCTGCACATCTTCGGAGAAACTCCGGAGCTCGAAAGCCAGGTCACAACGATCACCGAATACCTCAAAGTTCGCGGAAACGAACGATCGCTGCCCTCGATCATCCTTCAGGCTATCGGCGAAGCTCCGACCTGGGGCGACTACTCCGCTCTTGCCACCCGCGCAAGAAAAGGGGAAGCCGCAGCGATGAAAGTACGAGAGAAGGTCGATGAACACACGAGAGATTTCATCGAACAGACCATCTTTACTGACAACGCAAACCCGAGCGCCGTCTTCAAGGTGCTGACAGGTGAGGCCAAAATCAATGAAGAGATGGCCGAATCGCTCAACACCTCCCTGAAAGAAGGTTTCGCGCTCAAGCAGGCACTGCAAGATAACAGCGGCGAAATGACCGCGTTGCTCAGATCACTGAAAGGCGAATACATCCCGTCAGGACCAGGGGGCGACATTATCCGTGACGGAGCAAGCGTTCTGCCGACAGGTCGTAACATGCACGCAATCGACCCATGGAGAATCCCTTCGGAACTGGCCTTCAAACGTGGCAAACTCATCGCCGAGACAATCATCAAACGTCACCAGGAAGAAAACGACGGAAACTATCCCGAAACCATCGCCCAGGTACTCTGGGGCCTCGACACGATCAAGAGCAAAGGTGAAGCGGTTGCCGTCATTATTCATCTCATCGGCGCCGAACCAACATACGATGCTCAGGGCAAAATCAGTCATTACGGACTCGTCCCGCTCGAAAAACTCGGCAGACCGCGAGTTGACGTCCTTATCCAGATCAGCTCAATCTTCCGCGACACCTTCGGCGTGCTTGTCGATCTGCTCGACAAACTGGTCAAAGATGCTGCAAAAGCCATCGAGCCGATCGAGATGAACATGATCAAAAAACATGTCGATGAATCGATTGAAAAAGGTCAGGATTTCGAAGCAGCCACGGCCCGTCTCTTCACACAGGCTCCTGGAAGTTACGGCTCGATGGTCGAGGAACTGATCGAAGATTCCGCATGGGAGTCTGAAGAGGATCTCGATAACATGTTCGTCAAACGCACCAGCTATGCCTACGGCGGCAACCGCTACGGCGACCAGCAGCCGCAGGTTCTCGAAAACCTGCTCAGTACGGTAGACCGTGTCGTTCAGCAGGTAGACTCTGCCGAGTACGGCATTTCCGATATCGACCGATACTTCTCCTCATCGGGCGCACTGCAGCTCTCAGCACGACGCAGAAACCAGAAAGGCGGCAATGTCAAGCTCAATTACGTTGAAACCTTCACTGCCGATGTAAAAGTCGATGATGCCGATAAAGCATTGAAAGTAGAGTTCCGCACCAAGCTGCTCAACCCGAAATGGTTTGAAGGACTGCTTGAGCAGGGCCACAGCGGCGCAACGGAAATCAGCAACCGTTTCACCTACATGCTCGGCTGGGATGCCGTCACCAAAGGTGTTGACGACTGGGTCTACAAAAAGGCAGCTGAAACCTATGCGTTTGATCCTGCAATGCGCGATCGCCTGATGAAAGCCAACCCGCAGGCATTCAAAAACATTGTCGGCCGAATGCTCGAAGCCAACGGTCGCGGCATGTGGACTGCCGATGCCGATACCATCGATAAACTGCAGGAGATCTACTCTGATCTCGAAGACAGGCTCGAAGGAATCGAAATCTGA
- a CDS encoding rod shape-determining protein — protein MGLSDMNLSRLMNMDTGIDIGIDLGTANTLIYVKGKGIVANEPSIVASERSSGKILAIGDEALVIHEKIHPGIMTIRPLANGVIADYEATVKLIKGLIGNMKNRFLFGIHRMLISIPLGTTEVEIRAVYDAAHHIGAKEVYLVYEPIAAAIGIGIDPFEAQGNMVINIGCGTTDIAVISLGGIASGESLRVAGGEINSRILRFFREEHNMAISDRAAEEIKLRIASVHSLEQEISMTVRGVNFESGLPVTAELDSITLRDVISTPINQIVMAIKKTVEALIVKPELAIDILDHGVWLTGGGVLLKGLDQKITEETKLKVQICDDPLLVVAHGVGRILEDLETYDSIISSSKNHRKRTSKSPDYSAQNPDNQQ, from the coding sequence ATGGGACTTTCTGATATGAACCTTTCCCGTCTGATGAATATGGATACGGGTATTGATATTGGTATCGATCTGGGAACAGCCAATACCCTGATATATGTCAAGGGAAAAGGAATTGTTGCCAATGAGCCTTCAATTGTCGCTTCTGAAAGAAGTTCCGGTAAAATTCTGGCTATAGGTGATGAGGCCCTTGTCATTCACGAGAAAATTCACCCAGGCATTATGACGATAAGGCCTCTGGCCAATGGTGTGATTGCAGATTACGAAGCGACGGTGAAACTGATCAAAGGATTGATCGGTAATATGAAAAACCGTTTTCTTTTCGGTATTCACCGGATGCTGATCAGTATTCCGCTCGGGACGACGGAAGTTGAAATCCGTGCCGTGTATGATGCTGCGCATCATATCGGGGCCAAAGAGGTGTATCTTGTTTATGAGCCGATCGCAGCGGCTATCGGTATCGGTATCGATCCTTTTGAGGCCCAGGGGAATATGGTCATCAATATCGGATGTGGTACAACCGATATCGCAGTTATTTCCCTTGGTGGAATTGCTTCAGGGGAATCGCTTCGTGTAGCCGGTGGAGAGATCAACAGCAGAATTCTCCGTTTCTTTCGCGAAGAACATAATATGGCGATCAGTGACCGTGCAGCTGAAGAGATTAAGCTGCGTATCGCTTCGGTACACTCGCTTGAGCAGGAGATTTCCATGACGGTGAGAGGCGTCAACTTTGAGTCGGGACTTCCTGTGACGGCTGAGCTGGATTCCATTACACTTCGTGATGTGATCTCAACTCCTATCAACCAGATCGTCATGGCAATCAAAAAGACGGTTGAAGCGCTTATCGTTAAGCCTGAACTGGCTATCGATATTCTTGATCACGGCGTATGGCTTACCGGTGGCGGTGTGTTGCTGAAAGGGCTCGATCAGAAAATTACCGAAGAGACGAAGCTGAAGGTGCAGATCTGCGATGATCCTCTGCTTGTTGTTGCTCACGGGGTAGGGCGAATCCTGGAAGACTTGGAGACCTATGATTCTATTATCAGTTCAAGCAAAAATCATAGGAAACGGACGAGCAAGAGCCCTGATTACTCTGCACAAAATCCGGACAATCAGCAGTAG
- a CDS encoding autotransporter outer membrane beta-barrel domain-containing protein — protein sequence MKKRLSLIMLLVVLGAARAESADWTVSDPAASGSNTLSEAIDDLNSSGNDGDRIVFTNTVGPNISLGLNILDPITKSVEFVNDYTELDLTSSSLTGSHLLATESSDVELTFPANFNLHGYGLNNVTGLFGYQGVMIDGNLPNDISAESTEGDNAYGILGRGDVIDPIGYALPAPMSYDAVYDGDITISGSLNGSISAVSAANGAYGLKAGGNDSYTVDVLRKKYWVAGPWIHWYDADGVNISFAGDIDIEDDFSGDVTATAAGSDAYGFYAQGDPPLSLYTLSDDSEGDITIGGVLSGDVTATASGGENAYGFRAYNDISIGSVGRRSDVVATADTDNAYGFRAVTGSITIDGDFGGDVWAQAINGEDAYALRAGGLLTDSDITIGGSIGTRSDITALAGTDNAYGLSASRMISIGEDLDGDIWAQTGSGDNAYGLRAGTDITITGSVGERSDITAIAGGNIALGMFAGDDISMSSLDGQVTATAQNDWAIGLAALGDIAITDQDACLAGDVTATATDGKASAGLVALGMINGGDDGDGGYNPMHISGTVTATSGDGSAVGIMAWDAMNLRITGDISGIDSDNDVSGNDEGFAIRSGRFNLLFDGGDFNGSTSSAEDMIEVADGGSLTGKVFLGDGNDAMRVIGEDADPLNDAIISTVPVLDGGEGAEDLLTFDDWTGTLGNEVVNWETINLDGESVVNLGGSKTAENLYAAPGDDYAAIKTFADGQFVTMTIGEDARLVAQGAVPGSSAGEYVLVGNLNNNGVLDLLDDEVNDVFRIVSNDAGGGNYTAASELWIDADLSVSGVPSDEYVEIEGDATGTTTVLLNNVVSHVAVTDGDGIEIVSVGGTSDDDAFVLGNPNDFGPFAVDIARGTTDTESWFAVSPGYREEAAVLQAVTPFIERLGYDSVMKFHERRAYGWFRNDGGEQESWWVRMTGSKYRLGLEGDAATELDGYTGWFQVGADLIAEGDKDTRFDFGLFAGVGYGQADVDGLRSDTAGELSLTAYGIGTYLTLHDRGNWYLDAVAQAMYSDLAIDYLTEDRQKPDAWSYIASLETGGCIPVGSSFRFEPQAQLIYQHTEGISLSTLVGEVNIEDHDGLQGRLSLTGIAGACKDDLNPFFEVTLVRDFSDDNQVKYLDDSVELNSNPEKWFLGGAIGLSREVSEKNDLGYYLKAGALYGMDDLDSYSYSVMAGLKKSF from the coding sequence ATGAAAAAACGTTTATCACTTATTATGCTGCTGGTTGTCCTTGGCGCGGCCAGGGCGGAATCGGCGGATTGGACGGTATCCGATCCTGCAGCGTCAGGTTCGAACACTCTTTCAGAAGCTATTGATGATCTGAACTCCTCAGGAAATGATGGAGACCGTATTGTTTTTACCAATACCGTAGGCCCCAACATTTCCCTTGGCCTGAATATTCTCGATCCTATAACAAAAAGTGTTGAGTTTGTCAATGATTACACTGAACTCGATCTGACTTCATCCAGTCTTACAGGCTCCCATCTGCTTGCAACAGAATCATCTGATGTTGAACTGACTTTTCCAGCAAACTTCAATCTTCATGGCTATGGCCTCAATAATGTGACCGGGCTATTTGGGTATCAGGGGGTTATGATTGATGGGAATTTGCCGAATGATATCAGTGCCGAATCTACAGAGGGGGACAATGCGTATGGAATTCTGGGAAGAGGAGATGTTATTGATCCTATAGGGTATGCTTTACCAGCGCCCATGAGTTATGATGCAGTGTATGATGGTGATATCACGATTAGTGGATCCCTTAACGGTTCGATTTCAGCTGTTTCAGCTGCTAATGGAGCTTATGGATTGAAGGCTGGCGGTAATGATTCTTATACCGTGGACGTATTAAGAAAGAAATATTGGGTGGCTGGGCCTTGGATCCATTGGTATGATGCAGATGGCGTCAATATCTCTTTTGCCGGCGATATCGATATTGAGGATGATTTTTCCGGCGACGTGACAGCTACAGCTGCCGGTAGTGATGCGTATGGATTTTACGCCCAGGGCGACCCGCCTCTCAGCCTTTATACCCTTTCCGATGATTCCGAAGGCGATATCACGATCGGGGGTGTATTGAGCGGTGATGTGACAGCAACGGCTTCAGGCGGAGAAAACGCCTATGGTTTCCGTGCATATAATGATATTTCCATCGGTTCTGTAGGAAGGCGTTCGGATGTCGTCGCTACTGCCGATACAGATAATGCCTATGGTTTTCGTGCTGTGACGGGCAGTATTACTATTGACGGTGATTTTGGCGGAGATGTATGGGCTCAGGCAATCAACGGAGAAGATGCGTATGCTTTGCGAGCAGGAGGGCTTCTTACCGATAGTGATATTACGATTGGTGGTTCCATCGGTACACGTTCTGACATAACCGCCCTTGCTGGAACAGACAATGCATATGGGTTGAGTGCTTCCAGGATGATCAGTATAGGCGAAGACCTCGACGGTGATATCTGGGCTCAAACAGGATCGGGAGATAACGCCTATGGACTGCGAGCCGGAACCGATATTACGATAACCGGTTCGGTAGGCGAACGTTCTGATATAACAGCAATAGCCGGGGGAAATATCGCCTTGGGCATGTTTGCCGGAGATGATATTTCTATGAGTTCACTCGATGGTCAGGTAACGGCAACTGCCCAAAATGATTGGGCCATTGGTCTTGCAGCTTTAGGCGATATTGCTATCACTGACCAGGATGCTTGTCTTGCGGGGGATGTGACCGCTACAGCGACTGATGGCAAAGCATCAGCCGGTCTTGTCGCTTTGGGGATGATTAACGGAGGTGATGATGGTGATGGTGGATATAATCCCATGCATATCTCTGGAACAGTTACAGCTACCTCTGGAGATGGGTCTGCCGTTGGTATCATGGCATGGGATGCCATGAACCTCAGAATTACCGGGGACATCAGTGGTATCGACAGCGACAATGACGTAAGTGGAAATGATGAAGGTTTCGCTATCCGTTCTGGACGGTTCAATCTTCTTTTTGATGGAGGTGATTTCAATGGATCGACATCTTCCGCTGAAGATATGATCGAGGTCGCTGATGGCGGGTCGCTGACCGGCAAGGTCTTTCTTGGGGATGGAAATGATGCTATGCGAGTCATTGGAGAAGATGCCGATCCTCTCAATGATGCAATAATCAGTACAGTTCCTGTTCTTGATGGCGGTGAGGGTGCCGAGGACCTTCTTACGTTCGATGACTGGACAGGTACCCTTGGCAACGAAGTGGTTAACTGGGAAACTATCAATCTTGATGGTGAATCAGTTGTCAATCTCGGAGGTTCTAAAACCGCAGAAAATCTTTACGCTGCTCCTGGGGATGATTATGCAGCTATCAAGACGTTTGCTGATGGTCAATTCGTTACCATGACGATTGGTGAAGATGCCAGGCTTGTTGCCCAGGGGGCTGTTCCCGGTTCATCTGCAGGCGAATATGTACTGGTGGGGAACCTGAACAACAATGGTGTACTCGATCTGCTTGATGATGAAGTCAACGATGTCTTCCGGATTGTTTCAAATGATGCGGGTGGTGGTAATTATACTGCCGCAAGCGAGCTATGGATCGATGCCGATCTGAGTGTGAGCGGGGTTCCTTCGGACGAGTATGTTGAAATCGAAGGAGATGCAACCGGAACCACGACAGTTCTTCTCAACAATGTTGTCAGCCATGTCGCAGTAACAGATGGTGATGGGATCGAGATTGTCTCTGTTGGTGGAACGAGTGATGACGATGCTTTTGTGCTTGGCAATCCCAACGACTTTGGGCCGTTTGCGGTCGATATCGCACGAGGGACGACGGATACCGAAAGCTGGTTTGCTGTTTCTCCCGGTTACCGCGAGGAGGCCGCTGTGCTGCAGGCTGTGACGCCGTTTATCGAGCGTCTGGGGTATGATTCTGTCATGAAGTTCCATGAACGCCGTGCGTATGGCTGGTTCCGCAACGATGGCGGTGAGCAGGAGTCCTGGTGGGTTCGTATGACCGGGAGCAAGTATCGCCTTGGTCTTGAGGGTGATGCCGCGACAGAGCTCGATGGCTATACCGGATGGTTCCAGGTTGGTGCCGATCTTATTGCTGAAGGGGATAAGGACACCCGTTTCGATTTTGGTCTGTTTGCCGGAGTCGGTTATGGCCAGGCAGATGTCGATGGTTTGAGGAGCGATACAGCCGGAGAACTCTCCCTGACGGCATATGGTATCGGTACCTATCTGACGCTGCATGACAGGGGTAACTGGTATCTTGATGCAGTTGCTCAGGCAATGTACAGTGATCTGGCTATCGATTACCTGACAGAAGATCGTCAGAAGCCGGATGCATGGTCGTATATCGCTTCTCTTGAAACAGGCGGTTGCATTCCTGTGGGTTCCAGCTTCAGGTTCGAGCCGCAGGCCCAGCTGATTTACCAGCATACGGAAGGTATCAGCCTTTCAACGCTTGTCGGTGAAGTCAACATCGAAGATCATGACGGGCTCCAGGGTCGGTTGAGCCTTACCGGTATTGCCGGTGCCTGCAAGGATGATCTGAATCCGTTCTTCGAGGTTACCCTTGTCCGGGATTTCTCGGATGATAACCAGGTGAAGTATCTTGATGACAGTGTTGAGCTGAACTCCAATCCTGAGAAATGGTTCCTTGGTGGAGCAATCGGTTTAAGCAGGGAAGTGTCGGAAAAGAACGACCTTGGTTACTACCTGAAAGCCGGCGCGTTGTATGGTATGGATGATCTTGATTCCTACAGCTATTCAGTGATGGCTGGTTTGAAGAAATCCTTCTAA